One region of Jonesiaceae bacterium BS-20 genomic DNA includes:
- a CDS encoding NUDIX hydrolase → MKLRKIPKNKVSGGRVRGQTGVGPQSQSRVSVIECAGAIVWRVKHEVLEVLLIHRPRYDDWSWPKGKVDPGETLPAAAVREVQEETGKAIHLGIPLPGLQYVTPEGELKRVHYWAARVASAKDPALSARMPVRSVDPTEVDEFKWLPVAQAVKKLSRAADRTPLGALEKAHRRGELDSRAIIVVRHGKALARAQWQGATDQRPLTPLGVAQAQALIPILASYGISHVVTSQWSRCAQTVAPYEQHTKIKSVHLEELTEASHERNPELVSLAVNSLIVGTTATVLCTHRPVLKTLFAGLTQWTSAELTKALPNKDPYLAPGDAFVAHVVQTAGSTNPAPQIIGVELVRPILF, encoded by the coding sequence TTGAAATTACGCAAGATTCCTAAGAATAAGGTCTCGGGTGGACGGGTCCGCGGGCAGACAGGCGTTGGCCCGCAGTCCCAAAGCCGGGTGTCAGTTATTGAATGTGCCGGGGCAATCGTTTGGCGCGTCAAGCATGAAGTTCTTGAGGTCCTACTCATTCACCGCCCCCGCTACGATGACTGGTCTTGGCCCAAGGGCAAGGTAGACCCAGGTGAGACGTTACCCGCAGCTGCGGTACGCGAGGTGCAGGAGGAAACCGGCAAGGCCATCCACCTTGGCATTCCTCTGCCGGGCCTGCAGTACGTAACCCCCGAGGGTGAGCTCAAGCGCGTGCACTATTGGGCTGCCCGTGTCGCTTCCGCTAAGGACCCCGCCTTATCTGCTCGCATGCCGGTGCGTTCCGTGGACCCTACGGAGGTCGATGAATTCAAATGGCTTCCCGTGGCCCAAGCGGTCAAGAAATTGAGCCGCGCCGCTGATAGAACCCCGCTGGGAGCTCTAGAAAAGGCCCACCGCAGGGGTGAACTCGACTCCCGAGCCATCATTGTGGTCCGCCACGGTAAGGCCCTAGCAAGGGCACAGTGGCAAGGGGCCACCGATCAGCGCCCGCTGACTCCCCTCGGGGTGGCTCAGGCCCAGGCTCTGATCCCGATCCTGGCGAGTTACGGTATTTCACACGTGGTCACGAGCCAGTGGAGCCGGTGTGCTCAAACGGTTGCGCCCTACGAGCAGCACACCAAAATCAAGAGCGTGCACCTTGAGGAACTGACTGAGGCCAGCCACGAGCGCAACCCCGAGCTGGTCAGCCTTGCGGTCAATAGCCTCATCGTGGGCACCACTGCCACGGTCCTGTGCACCCACCGTCCGGTCTTGAAGACCCTGTTTGCGGGGCTAACGCAGTGGACAAGTGCTGAACTGACTAAGGCCCTGCCAAATAAAGATCCGTACTTGGCCCCCGGGGATGCCTTTGTGGCCCACGTAGTCCAAACTGCCGGTTCAACAAACCCTGCGCCACAGATCATCGGCGTCGAGTTAGTGCGCCCCATTCTCTTCTGA
- a CDS encoding HAD-IB family hydrolase produces MNLSHQPGAADNHRIAAFFDLDKTIIATSSAAAFSRPFYAGGLISRAGALRSAYAHFMFMVGGANADQTERMRAQLSSMVTGWPVEQVTAIVSDTLHQFIDPYVYAEALELIEMHRAKGHDIIIVSASGAELVTPIATMLGADDSIATKMEIKDGKYTGQIDFYAYGPNKALAIIDMAHERGYELAQCYAYSDSITDAPMLGVVGHAYTVNADRALRRMATSEGWDNLLFRRPVSLHKTMSPSKALAITGAGLLFLGVGIALAQIMRRKPKKK; encoded by the coding sequence GTGAACCTCTCCCACCAACCTGGCGCCGCGGACAACCATCGGATTGCCGCGTTCTTCGATCTCGACAAGACGATCATTGCGACGTCATCAGCGGCCGCGTTTTCCCGGCCGTTTTATGCCGGTGGGCTGATCAGCCGAGCGGGAGCCCTGCGCAGCGCCTACGCACACTTCATGTTCATGGTGGGTGGCGCCAACGCCGACCAAACCGAGCGCATGCGAGCACAACTTTCCTCCATGGTCACGGGCTGGCCGGTCGAGCAGGTCACCGCGATTGTCAGTGACACCCTGCATCAATTCATCGACCCGTATGTCTACGCCGAGGCCCTCGAGCTCATCGAGATGCACCGCGCAAAGGGCCACGACATCATCATTGTCTCCGCATCCGGAGCCGAGCTTGTCACCCCTATTGCAACCATGCTGGGCGCCGATGATTCGATTGCCACCAAGATGGAAATCAAGGACGGTAAGTACACCGGGCAGATCGATTTTTACGCATACGGCCCCAACAAAGCGTTAGCGATCATCGACATGGCACATGAGCGCGGCTACGAGTTGGCCCAGTGCTACGCATATTCGGATTCCATCACCGACGCTCCCATGCTTGGGGTTGTTGGCCATGCCTACACCGTAAATGCGGACCGCGCCCTCCGTAGGATGGCAACCAGTGAGGGCTGGGACAACCTTTTGTTTCGACGCCCGGTATCTCTGCACAAGACAATGTCTCCTTCCAAGGCCTTGGCCATCACGGGGGCAGGGCTACTCTTCCTTGGTGTGGGCATTGCTCTGGCGCAGATCATGCGCCGCAAACCCAAGAAGAAGTGA
- a CDS encoding formate/nitrite transporter family protein: MQSIAETIRYQSTSAQAKVAFSQRKSAYLISAMLAGAYIGIAVILMLTAAGPFHQAGAPATALVSGLTFSIALSLVMVAGGELVTSNMMTLTQGMTTRAISVGQGSLTMIFCFMANLLGGIVFGTFVFFSGVIKPGSGAFEYLGSYLNGKVSSTPVELFFKAILCNILVCLAIWSGLRLKSEGAKLFMIFLCLLAFITSGFEHVVANMTTFTLGMWLQVPGIGVGQFLHNLAIVGIGNLIGGMLVGLAYVHISRREVLTLDTATAEDTAQAGPSAHSTR, translated from the coding sequence GTGCAAAGCATCGCTGAGACCATCAGATATCAATCCACCTCCGCCCAGGCCAAGGTGGCATTTTCGCAACGCAAAAGTGCTTACCTTATCTCGGCTATGCTCGCGGGGGCGTACATTGGCATCGCGGTAATTCTCATGCTGACGGCAGCGGGGCCATTCCACCAAGCCGGGGCTCCAGCAACGGCACTGGTGAGCGGCCTGACGTTTTCGATCGCGCTAAGCCTGGTCATGGTTGCGGGCGGAGAGCTCGTCACCTCCAACATGATGACCCTGACGCAAGGCATGACCACCCGCGCCATCTCAGTGGGCCAAGGCTCCCTAACCATGATCTTTTGTTTCATGGCCAATCTCTTGGGCGGCATAGTTTTTGGCACATTCGTGTTCTTCTCCGGGGTGATCAAGCCCGGATCCGGCGCATTTGAGTACCTGGGTTCCTACCTCAACGGCAAGGTGAGTTCAACGCCGGTTGAGCTCTTCTTCAAGGCGATTTTGTGTAACATCCTGGTCTGCCTTGCCATCTGGAGCGGGCTGCGCCTCAAGTCCGAGGGCGCCAAGTTGTTCATGATTTTCCTGTGTCTACTAGCCTTCATCACTTCTGGGTTTGAGCACGTGGTTGCCAATATGACTACCTTTACGCTCGGCATGTGGTTGCAAGTCCCGGGCATTGGCGTTGGGCAGTTCCTGCACAACCTCGCCATCGTTGGGATTGGAAACCTGATTGGCGGCATGCTTGTGGGTCTTGCCTACGTGCACATCTCCCGCCGCGAGGTACTGACCCTCGACACAGCTACTGCGGAAGACACCGCACAGGCCGGTCCGTCTGCGCACTCGACCCGCTGA
- a CDS encoding DUF47 family protein — protein sequence MRLRFTPRDSSFFDLLAELAGHLVTGANLLGELLGAQRPERKAIGKLIADAEHNADNATHAIMRRLNQTFVTPLDRDDIAGLASALDDCMDYMEEAADLIVLYKLEEIPAKVSEQISVLQRCAELTHEAMPHLRSMGDLSEYVIEINRLENQADKAHRKLLAQMFDEITDPIHLMKLKEVVETLEDAADAFETVANMVETIALKES from the coding sequence GTGCGCCTGCGCTTTACCCCGCGCGATTCGTCGTTCTTTGATCTACTCGCAGAACTAGCCGGCCACTTGGTGACCGGAGCAAATCTTCTCGGCGAACTCCTCGGAGCTCAACGTCCCGAGCGCAAGGCGATTGGCAAACTTATTGCTGACGCCGAGCACAACGCGGACAACGCCACCCACGCGATCATGCGCCGCCTGAACCAGACCTTTGTGACCCCGCTTGACCGGGATGACATTGCTGGCTTGGCGTCCGCGCTTGACGACTGCATGGACTATATGGAAGAGGCCGCCGACCTCATCGTCCTGTACAAGCTGGAAGAAATCCCCGCCAAAGTTTCAGAGCAGATCTCTGTCCTGCAGCGTTGTGCTGAACTTACGCATGAGGCAATGCCACACTTGCGTTCGATGGGCGACCTCTCTGAGTACGTCATTGAGATCAACCGCCTTGAAAACCAGGCTGACAAGGCTCACCGTAAACTCCTTGCGCAGATGTTTGATGAGATCACCGATCCCATCCACCTGATGAAGCTCAAGGAAGTTGTTGAGACGCTCGAGGATGCAGCCGATGCATTTGAGACCGTGGCCAACATGGTTGAGACCATCGCGCTCAAGGAGTCCTGA
- a CDS encoding inorganic phosphate transporter gives MEIALVVLVVALALGFDYTNGFHDAANAIATSVSTRALTPRAALIMAAVMNFIGALLGTEVAETIAKEIVNLEPPPSLNAADMLSFNHMALIVIIAALVGAIVWNLITWWFGLPSSSTHALIGGLVGAGLAASLGVHWDSVFNKVVLPMFISPIVGFGLAFIVMVAVLWIFQKASPSKANRRFRIAQTASAGAMALGHGLQDAQKTMGVIYLALLTVGFADPAKGIPLWVKLAAAAAISAGTYAGGWRIMRTLGRKIIELDPARGFVAEAVSALVLYFNAFVLHAPVSTTHTITTAIMGVGATKRLSAVRWGVAKSIGVAWVLTIPAAAAVAAVFFYVFHAIFG, from the coding sequence GTGGAAATTGCGCTCGTAGTTCTTGTCGTCGCGCTCGCGCTCGGCTTTGACTACACAAACGGATTTCACGATGCCGCAAATGCTATTGCGACATCGGTCTCGACCCGGGCACTAACGCCACGGGCCGCGTTGATCATGGCTGCGGTCATGAACTTCATCGGTGCCCTGTTGGGCACCGAGGTAGCCGAGACCATTGCCAAGGAGATTGTTAACCTTGAGCCGCCGCCGAGTTTGAATGCGGCTGACATGCTGTCGTTTAACCATATGGCGCTGATCGTTATCATCGCCGCCCTGGTTGGTGCGATTGTTTGGAACCTGATCACCTGGTGGTTTGGTTTGCCGTCATCCTCAACCCACGCACTCATTGGTGGACTTGTGGGCGCAGGCCTGGCTGCTTCACTTGGTGTGCACTGGGACTCCGTGTTCAACAAGGTCGTTCTGCCAATGTTTATCTCCCCGATCGTTGGATTCGGGTTGGCATTCATTGTCATGGTGGCGGTCCTTTGGATCTTTCAGAAGGCCTCACCATCCAAGGCAAACCGTCGGTTCCGTATTGCCCAGACCGCGTCTGCCGGAGCAATGGCTCTTGGACACGGTCTGCAAGACGCGCAAAAGACCATGGGGGTTATCTACCTGGCGCTGTTGACCGTCGGCTTTGCTGACCCGGCTAAGGGGATCCCACTGTGGGTTAAACTCGCAGCGGCCGCCGCCATTTCTGCCGGTACCTATGCGGGTGGTTGGCGCATCATGCGTACCCTTGGACGCAAGATCATTGAGCTGGACCCGGCGCGCGGATTTGTTGCCGAGGCGGTCTCCGCACTCGTGCTGTACTTCAACGCGTTTGTGCTGCACGCACCTGTTTCCACCACGCACACCATCACCACCGCGATCATGGGTGTTGGCGCTACCAAGCGCCTGTCAGCCGTACGCTGGGGTGTTGCCAAGTCAATTGGTGTTGCTTGGGTTCTCACCATCCCGGCCGCAGCCGCCGTGGCTGCCGTATTCTTCTACGTGTTCCATGCGATCTTTGGCTAA
- a CDS encoding PepSY domain-containing protein — protein MISKAKFPVLLSSVLALGLLAGCGAADKEAPAGLDVSNSAPSPAGPDKDDSDDAKDSETPTPSASEAEPTPTGIASEPNGSAGNTVGLLAAADLARAQVPGAVIVAVDLDFSDQDWEFEMYDAQGFEYDISISADGSKITEPLDKDDTDADDRKEHVAALKRVKVDLDQAVAIITDKYPSALIDDLDLDEDDSSVHWDVELEDSRGDYQDFEINAVTGAIQ, from the coding sequence ATGATTTCAAAAGCAAAGTTCCCCGTTCTGCTGTCCTCCGTTCTTGCATTGGGCCTGCTAGCCGGTTGCGGAGCCGCCGACAAGGAAGCGCCTGCAGGCCTTGACGTCAGCAATTCCGCACCCAGCCCAGCCGGCCCGGACAAGGACGACTCTGATGATGCAAAGGACAGCGAGACGCCTACACCTAGCGCCTCGGAGGCCGAGCCAACGCCAACCGGTATCGCGTCCGAGCCGAATGGCTCGGCCGGTAACACCGTAGGACTGCTAGCGGCCGCAGACTTGGCCCGCGCCCAGGTCCCCGGAGCGGTGATCGTCGCCGTCGATTTGGACTTCTCAGACCAAGACTGGGAATTCGAAATGTATGACGCGCAGGGCTTTGAGTACGACATTTCTATTTCTGCTGACGGCTCTAAGATCACCGAGCCGCTTGATAAAGATGACACCGATGCCGATGACCGCAAGGAACATGTAGCCGCGCTCAAGCGCGTCAAGGTAGATCTAGACCAAGCAGTAGCAATTATTACGGACAAGTACCCGAGCGCCCTGATCGATGATCTTGACCTCGACGAGGACGACTCTTCCGTGCACTGGGATGTTGAACTCGAAGACTCACGGGGCGACTACCAAGACTTCGAGATCAACGCGGTGACCGGCGCCATTCAGTAA
- the mshD gene encoding mycothiol synthase, with the protein MPATIPFTTVGPVSAKLAKAVRKLVAASKRHDGIAPISEQPLRQLSDRRAQVAHSFVIHDNRLVGYAQIDIAVPGRATAEVAVAPQARGTGIGAGLLRAALSVAKENDSKLAVWAYGNMPAARHLLEGAGLSLTRELLRLEVPLIPARPALPISAQEQEVLDRIRTFQPGVDDQAWLKTNALAFQWHPEQGRLDQVDLDARMSEDWFDPELFFVVDSEVGAAPGESISAYSWLKVLPDAKKGEIYVVGVSPDAQGQGLGRALMRHSLQVLQERGLEAADLYVEADNGPALAMYLTQGFTVAQRHGQYSQV; encoded by the coding sequence ATGCCTGCAACTATCCCGTTCACCACTGTTGGTCCTGTTTCTGCCAAGTTAGCTAAGGCAGTGCGTAAACTCGTTGCCGCGAGTAAACGTCATGATGGCATTGCGCCCATTTCGGAGCAACCGCTACGGCAACTCAGTGACCGTAGAGCCCAGGTGGCCCATTCTTTTGTCATTCATGACAATCGCTTGGTGGGATACGCACAAATTGACATTGCAGTACCTGGCCGGGCAACCGCTGAAGTAGCGGTTGCCCCCCAGGCCCGTGGAACCGGTATTGGTGCCGGGCTGCTGCGCGCGGCATTGAGCGTCGCCAAAGAGAACGACTCCAAACTTGCCGTTTGGGCATACGGCAATATGCCTGCTGCACGCCACCTGCTTGAGGGAGCGGGCCTTTCCCTGACCCGTGAGCTGCTGCGTTTGGAAGTTCCTCTCATCCCAGCACGACCAGCACTACCAATCTCGGCGCAAGAGCAAGAAGTTCTTGACAGGATCCGAACGTTCCAACCCGGTGTTGATGACCAGGCCTGGCTAAAGACCAATGCGCTGGCTTTCCAATGGCACCCGGAACAGGGTCGGTTGGATCAAGTCGATCTCGATGCGCGCATGTCCGAGGACTGGTTTGATCCAGAATTATTTTTTGTGGTCGATTCTGAGGTGGGTGCTGCTCCCGGTGAATCCATTAGCGCTTACAGTTGGCTCAAGGTCCTGCCGGACGCCAAAAAGGGTGAAATTTATGTGGTTGGTGTGTCACCTGATGCCCAGGGTCAGGGCCTAGGCCGTGCCCTCATGCGTCACTCCCTGCAGGTCCTTCAGGAGCGCGGTTTGGAGGCTGCAGACCTCTACGTCGAGGCCGACAATGGGCCAGCATTGGCCATGTACCTGACGCAGGGGTTCACGGTTGCCCAGCGTCATGGGCAGTACTCCCAAGTCTGA
- a CDS encoding RNA degradosome polyphosphate kinase: MTDSATAPASNEPSPAQLTSGQELIVEPELAAHIAEHIADLDTDVFGDLADDQRLPDDRFADRELSWLAFNERVLELAEDTSIPLLERVRFAAIFASNLDEYFMVRVAGLKRRIAMGLAITSVSGLSPRQTLEAITAHATTLMDRHAALFADSLQPELSDEGITLVRWEELSTQEQERLHKFFRKQIFPVLTPLAVDPAHPFPYISGLSLNLAVILTNPSTAKEHFARVKIPPLLPRYIAVDAKGRPSAPDTQSVEKGPTSFVPLEDIISKHLDYLFPGMEITEYHTFRVTRNEDVEVEEDDAENLLNAMEKELLRRRFGPPIRLELAKGASSRIKRLLIRELGISSDEVYTLPAPLDLTGLNLIADLDRADLHYPPYVPTTSRYLAEVETAMPSDIFAAIRAQDVLLHHPYDSFSTSVQAFLEQAAADPAVLAIKQTLYRTSGDSPIVDALIDAAQAGKQVLALVEIKARFDEQNNISWARKLEQAGVHVVYGIVGLKTHCKLSLVVRQEADGLRRYCHVGTGNYNPKTARLYTDLGLLTCDPTVGQDLTRLFNQLSGYAPQSRFQRLMVAPRSIRPGLIARIDREAEAARQGLPAWVKIKVNSIVDEQIIDALYRASQAGVQVDLVVRGICSVKAGVPGLSENIRVRSILGRYLEHSRVFAFANSLGQGTVVETDDGHSIAGDHILVGSAPVVGLPDVFIGSADLMHRNLLRRVEALVSIKDEVQIAGLVTLLERSMSDSVASWHLESDGTWTRHHLNENGTPLIDLQAELISRQHNRLVLGTN; this comes from the coding sequence ATGACTGATTCTGCTACCGCTCCTGCTTCAAACGAGCCGTCTCCGGCCCAGCTTACCTCGGGCCAAGAGCTCATAGTCGAGCCTGAATTGGCCGCTCACATTGCCGAGCATATTGCTGATTTAGATACCGACGTGTTCGGCGACCTTGCAGATGACCAACGTTTACCCGACGATCGGTTTGCAGACCGCGAGCTCAGTTGGTTGGCCTTCAACGAGCGCGTGTTGGAGTTGGCCGAGGACACCTCAATCCCACTTTTGGAGCGGGTACGATTCGCCGCCATCTTTGCATCCAACTTGGATGAATACTTCATGGTCCGGGTGGCCGGTCTCAAACGCCGGATTGCTATGGGGTTAGCTATCACCTCGGTCTCGGGGCTGAGCCCGCGCCAGACGCTCGAGGCGATTACCGCCCACGCAACCACGCTCATGGACCGGCATGCGGCACTATTTGCAGATTCGTTGCAGCCGGAGCTCTCTGACGAGGGCATTACTTTGGTGCGGTGGGAAGAGCTTTCAACCCAAGAACAAGAGCGTCTGCATAAGTTTTTCCGGAAACAAATCTTCCCGGTTTTGACCCCGCTGGCGGTTGACCCAGCGCACCCCTTCCCTTACATTTCTGGGCTTTCGCTCAACCTAGCTGTCATCTTGACCAATCCCAGCACCGCCAAGGAACACTTTGCGCGCGTCAAGATTCCGCCGCTCCTGCCCCGTTACATTGCGGTCGATGCCAAGGGCCGACCCAGCGCACCGGATACGCAGTCCGTTGAGAAGGGTCCAACCTCGTTTGTGCCGCTTGAGGACATTATTTCCAAGCACTTGGATTACCTCTTCCCCGGCATGGAAATCACCGAGTACCACACGTTCCGGGTGACTAGGAATGAAGACGTTGAGGTTGAGGAAGACGACGCAGAGAACCTCTTGAACGCCATGGAAAAGGAGTTGCTGCGGCGCCGCTTTGGGCCGCCCATCCGCCTTGAACTAGCCAAAGGCGCTAGCTCGCGGATCAAGCGCCTGCTCATCCGAGAGTTGGGCATCTCTTCCGACGAGGTTTACACCCTGCCGGCCCCTCTGGACCTCACCGGTCTGAATTTGATTGCCGACCTCGACCGCGCGGACCTGCACTACCCGCCGTATGTGCCCACCACGAGCAGGTATTTGGCCGAGGTTGAAACCGCCATGCCAAGCGATATTTTTGCGGCAATTCGGGCCCAGGACGTGCTGTTGCACCACCCGTATGATTCCTTTTCCACGTCCGTTCAGGCGTTCTTGGAGCAGGCTGCCGCCGACCCAGCGGTTTTGGCGATCAAGCAGACGCTGTACCGCACGTCCGGGGACTCCCCAATCGTCGATGCGTTAATCGATGCCGCCCAAGCGGGCAAACAGGTGCTTGCGTTAGTCGAGATCAAGGCCCGTTTTGATGAACAGAACAATATCTCTTGGGCGCGTAAGTTAGAGCAGGCCGGTGTCCACGTGGTGTACGGCATTGTGGGGCTCAAGACGCACTGCAAGCTCTCCCTCGTAGTACGCCAAGAAGCCGACGGGCTCCGCCGCTACTGCCATGTGGGAACCGGAAACTACAATCCCAAAACCGCAAGACTGTACACCGACCTTGGACTGTTGACCTGCGACCCCACCGTGGGTCAAGACTTGACTCGATTGTTCAACCAACTGTCCGGGTACGCTCCGCAGTCGCGGTTCCAACGTCTCATGGTCGCCCCACGGTCGATCCGTCCGGGGCTTATCGCCCGGATTGACCGGGAAGCAGAAGCCGCCCGTCAGGGGCTCCCTGCTTGGGTCAAGATTAAGGTCAATTCGATTGTCGATGAACAGATCATCGATGCCCTGTACCGTGCCTCGCAAGCAGGAGTGCAAGTTGACCTAGTGGTCCGTGGGATCTGTTCGGTTAAGGCCGGAGTCCCGGGACTCTCAGAGAATATTCGGGTCCGGTCCATCTTGGGCCGCTACCTCGAGCACTCCCGGGTCTTTGCCTTTGCTAACTCCCTCGGTCAGGGCACCGTGGTGGAGACTGATGACGGGCACAGCATTGCCGGAGACCATATTTTGGTGGGCTCGGCTCCCGTGGTGGGACTGCCAGATGTCTTCATAGGTTCCGCCGACCTCATGCACCGTAATCTCCTGCGCCGGGTGGAAGCCCTCGTTTCGATCAAGGATGAAGTCCAGATAGCAGGGCTGGTCACCCTGCTTGAGCGGTCCATGTCTGACTCGGTTGCCTCTTGGCATTTGGAGTCTGACGGCACGTGGACCCGGCATCACCTCAATGAAAATGGGACACCCCTGATTGATTTGCAGGCCGAGCTCATTAGCCGCCAGCACAACCGACTCGTGTTGGGAACCAATTGA
- the acs gene encoding acetate--CoA ligase yields MAQAEQSNTPKSALDETNVFPPSAAFAGQANATQDLYTQAENDRLGFWADQANKYVTWKVPFTQTLDWSQAPVAKWFADGKLNAAYNAVDRHVAAGNGDRVALHFEGEPGDSKSITYAELQREISRAANVLTSLGVQTGDRVVIYLPMIIEAVVAMLACARIGAPHSVVFGGFSSDALKSRIADAQARVVITADGGYRRGKATSLKPAVDEALEAEGSPVEHVLVVRRTGQDTAWHEHRDIWWHEAMESADVQHTPVWVDAEHPLFILYTSGTTGNPKGILHTTGGYLTQVAYTHSAVFDLKPESDVYWCTADIGWVTGHSYVTYGPLVNGATQVIYEGTPDSPHQGRWWEIIQKYQVSIFYTAPTAIRTCMKWGEEIPNKYDLSSLRVLGSVGESINPEAWLWYRRVIGKDTTPIVDTWWQTETGAIMITPLPGVAHAKPGSAQHPVPGISANVVNDAGEPVPDGHAGYLVLDKPWPAMLRGIWGDHERFVDTYWSRFDGLYFAGDGAKRDDDGDIWLLGRVDDVMNISGHRLSTMEIESALVSHDAVAEAAVVGAADETTGQAIVAFVILRADKAVQATTVEGAEAIQAELRAHVTKEIGPIARPRSILIVPELPKTRSGKIMRRLLRDVAENRTVGDATTLADSTVMDLIASELSIKPAAK; encoded by the coding sequence GTGGCTCAGGCTGAGCAGTCCAACACCCCAAAGTCGGCACTCGATGAAACGAATGTGTTTCCACCAAGCGCGGCTTTTGCGGGGCAGGCAAATGCAACACAGGATCTGTACACCCAAGCAGAAAATGACCGCCTAGGATTTTGGGCAGATCAAGCCAACAAGTACGTGACGTGGAAGGTTCCGTTCACACAAACCCTGGATTGGAGTCAGGCTCCCGTTGCCAAGTGGTTTGCGGACGGGAAGTTGAACGCTGCATATAACGCGGTGGACCGTCACGTTGCCGCGGGCAACGGTGACCGTGTCGCGTTGCATTTTGAGGGCGAACCGGGTGATTCCAAGTCCATCACGTACGCCGAGCTGCAGCGCGAGATCTCACGGGCAGCCAATGTGCTGACCAGTTTGGGGGTGCAGACCGGCGACCGCGTGGTCATCTATCTGCCCATGATTATTGAGGCGGTTGTGGCCATGTTGGCGTGCGCCCGCATTGGCGCGCCACACTCGGTGGTGTTTGGTGGTTTTTCTTCCGACGCCCTGAAATCTAGAATTGCCGATGCCCAAGCTCGGGTGGTCATTACGGCTGACGGTGGGTACCGGCGTGGCAAGGCAACCTCACTTAAGCCCGCAGTAGATGAGGCCCTCGAGGCCGAGGGCTCCCCCGTTGAGCACGTGCTTGTGGTGCGGCGCACCGGGCAAGATACCGCTTGGCATGAGCACCGCGATATCTGGTGGCACGAGGCCATGGAGTCCGCCGATGTCCAGCACACCCCGGTTTGGGTTGACGCCGAGCATCCCCTGTTTATCTTGTACACCTCCGGAACCACGGGTAACCCAAAGGGTATTTTGCACACCACGGGTGGGTATCTCACCCAGGTGGCCTACACGCACTCGGCCGTATTTGACCTCAAACCCGAGTCCGACGTGTACTGGTGCACCGCAGACATTGGTTGGGTCACCGGTCACTCCTATGTCACGTACGGGCCTCTGGTGAACGGCGCCACGCAGGTGATTTATGAGGGCACCCCGGATTCCCCGCATCAAGGTCGCTGGTGGGAAATCATCCAGAAGTACCAGGTCTCTATCTTCTACACCGCCCCCACCGCCATCCGCACGTGTATGAAGTGGGGCGAGGAGATTCCAAACAAGTACGACCTGTCCTCGCTGCGAGTTCTTGGTTCCGTTGGGGAATCCATCAACCCGGAGGCCTGGCTGTGGTACCGCAGGGTCATTGGCAAGGACACCACACCGATTGTGGACACCTGGTGGCAGACGGAAACGGGCGCCATCATGATTACCCCATTGCCGGGTGTTGCCCACGCTAAGCCCGGTTCCGCTCAGCACCCCGTGCCGGGAATCAGCGCGAACGTGGTCAATGATGCCGGCGAACCGGTTCCTGACGGTCACGCGGGCTATTTGGTGCTAGACAAGCCGTGGCCGGCCATGTTGCGCGGAATTTGGGGCGACCACGAGCGGTTTGTAGACACCTATTGGTCCCGCTTTGATGGCTTGTATTTTGCCGGCGACGGAGCAAAGCGTGACGACGACGGTGACATTTGGCTGTTGGGCCGGGTTGATGACGTCATGAACATTTCCGGACACCGATTGTCCACCATGGAGATTGAGTCAGCCCTCGTTTCCCACGACGCTGTCGCTGAGGCCGCCGTGGTTGGGGCCGCGGATGAAACTACTGGCCAGGCAATTGTGGCCTTTGTGATTCTGCGTGCTGACAAGGCTGTCCAGGCCACCACGGTTGAGGGGGCAGAAGCTATTCAGGCTGAGTTGCGTGCCCACGTCACCAAGGAGATTGGCCCGATCGCCCGCCCACGCAGCATTCTGATTGTGCCCGAGCTACCAAAGACAAGGTCCGGCAAGATCATGCGCCGGCTCCTGCGCGATGTGGCCGAGAACCGAACGGTTGGGGACGCCACCACATTGGCGGATTCAACGGTAATGGACCTCATAGCCAGCGAACTCTCGATTAAGCCCGCCGCAAAGTAG